TGCCGTGTCTGTATTAAGAGCTATGGCAGGGAGTGGCGGGCGATCATTCTTAAACCTGCCTATAAATTCACCTGCAATATGAGAGGCATCAGTAGAGCTTCCGCCATTTCCCATCAATAAGAGCTTATTACCATTCCTGAAGCAGGAGACAATCAGTTCAGAGACCTCCATGATCAGAGAGGCATATTGCGACACGAACTGCTCCTTTACCCTGATGCTGTCAGAAAAAAGGTCTGTTATCCTGTCGTCAGTTCTTTTTTTACTCTTTCCTTCACTTTTACTTGCTAACTCATTGCTCATTGCTTCTTATTACTCCGTCTTCCGGGGCTTTTTCTCCGCCCGCCGTATTTTATATGTGTGCTCTTTTTTCATCATATCCTTAAACTTCTTGACCTCCCTCAGCAGTTCATCAAAGGCAAGATTCATTGCATTAAAGGCATCAAACCCCTCGTCTTTAGCCCGCAACGTTTTCTTTGGAACGGCAAGGGTCAGTGAAACATAATACTCCTCCCGACGTGCCTGTTTTTCAAAAGTTACTTCAAGGCGTATCGTATCATCATCAAAGCTCGAAAGAAGCTCTTCAACCTTGCTGACCTTTTTTTCAAGCATTGCCTCTACCTGCGGCATAGGTTCAAGATTTTTGTAAAAAATGTTGCATATCATCGTTTAACCCTCCTGTTCTTTGGTTGTCTCTTCAAAACCGGCAAGGAATAGATCTATTATCCGGTCCCTTATAGTTGATTCACGTTTGTCGCCAAAAAATTTATAAAAGTTCTTTAACGGGACCACGGCCTTTGCCATATGACTGTGCCCGCCGGCGCTGCCAAGCTGGTTGAACGCATTCTTCATGATTACACCGGCACTCCTGACATATCCGACATTTCTGACAGATATTATCAGATTGCCTTTGAATATTCCAGAGACAACTGACCACTCTACTCCCTCTATTTGTAAAGAAAAGTCTGCAAAATGAGGTATTACATCTTCACGCCTCACCCTGCCGAGGTGGGAAAATAATATATTATTAATTATTTTCCTCTTCTTGAGGGCATTGCTGAAGGAGTCTATATCTTCAGGGTAAACCTCAGGGCGCTCTATCTTCCGAAGGATATTCGTGTTTGCAAGGGGATACAGATAAGAGAATGCCTTGATGTCCGCAGGGTCAACACCCCTTCCAAGCAGCAGTGTGTCGCTCTTTATACCATACAGGAGGGCAGTAGCGAGGCGTTGAGAGATACTGAAATCAACGGCCCTCAAGTATTCAGTGAGGATAGTAGATGTTGCCCCGTAGTTGGCCTTGATGTCTTTTATCTTTGCCAGATAACCGGGTTTATCCGGGTGGTGGTCTATTACCACGTCTACCATGTTTATGCACTGATTACTATTGGTAAACAGATGGGGAGGTTGAACATCCAGCATGCAGAGGCTGTCATATTTTTGAATTACATCCGGTGTGATCTTCTCAATCTCTATATCCAGCAGCCTGAGCATCGCCACATTCTCAGGCCTTGTCACCTCTCCAAAAGATGCTATATGTGCCGTTGATCTGTTGCGTCCTATGAGGTGGCGAAAGGCAAGGGCGCTCGCTATTGCATCAGGATCAGGGTCTGACTGTATAAGCAGGAGAATCTTGTCTTTATCTTTAAACAGCTCTCTTATCTCATGGATATGTTTTTTTGTGAAGGCCTCCTCTATCCTCGGAAGGCAAAGCTCTGTAAATATCAAAGACGGTTTAAGTACCTTTGCGCTGAGCTGATCAGGCAGATCAATATCTTTTTCTTCAATTATAATCGTTGGCTGATAGGGGTGATACCTTGCCACTATCTTCAATATATTTGATAAAAATGTCCTGTTCTTAACTGATATGATAAGGCAGCTATTAGGTTTTAACTGCAGGTCTCTGAAAAACCTGTCCAGCTTTTTATTAAATGAGCATATCTCAGCCGATACCCCCTGACCCTGAAGTCTTTCAAACAGGGACTGACTATTTACAATAAAATGAATCGTGTCCCTTTTGGAAGAAAGGTTTTTTAAGAGCAATAAGAAGTAAGGGAGCTCATCCTGACAGAGGATTATATAATCCATTTATTTCTTTGACTTGTGGAGGTTCAAGGCCTTTTTATTGAAATGAAGCGCCTTCTTGTATTCCCCGCACTTTATATAAATAGTCCCTATGCCCAGGTAATCCAGTTCTGTGGATATCCTGTCGCCGAGTTTGAGATGTATGTTAAGGGCATTATTAAGAAAATGTAATCCCCGTTTATAATTACCCTTGCTGCTGTAGACAGACCCAATCTGGGCATAAGCATTCCCTATACCGGTCTTGTTGTCCATATGTTTATATATATCAACCGACTTAAGAAGAAAATCGAGGGCCTTATCATATTCACCCCTGCTGCTGTAAATATTTCCGAGGCTTACATGAAGATTTGCCAGCGCCCCCTGTTCACCGCTCGTATTTCCTATTTCTTTAAATATATCAAGCGCCATCTCCTGGTACTTAAGGGCAGAGTCAAAATCCCCCTTGCTGCTGTAAATATTTCCTATGTTGGCATAGACATTTCCCACTCCGAGCATGTTTCCCATATTCTGGTGGATCCGGCGGGCCTTCTGATGAAAATCAAGGGCCTTATCATAATCACCCTGATGACAGTATGTATTACCAATATTCGTATATACACTACCGACACCTACCTGGTTGTTCAACTCCTCGTGTATTTTGAGGGCCTTATGATAATATTCGAGGGCCCTCGAATAGCCCCCTTTATGGCTGTATATATTTGCGATGTTGGCATAATCGCTTCCTTCACCAAGCCGGTTAGTCAAATGCCTGTGGATAGTCAACGCCTTTTTGTAAAAACTCAATGCCTTGTCATATTTGCCCATCTCAGCATAGATAGTCCCAAGGTTTGCATGGTCATTTGCCTCCCCAAGCCTGTGACCCAGGTCGGAATGTATCTTCAGCGCCTTCTCGTAGTAGCGTACGGCGTTATTCCGGTCTCCCTGTATGTTGTATATATTCCCTATGTTGGTGTAGTCATTGCCTTCCCAAATCCGGTTCTGAAGGCGGCGGTGGATTGCAAGTGCGCGCTTATGATGTTCGAGGGCGCTTTTGTAATTCCCCCTCTTGCTCAGGACATTTCCGATATTTGCGTAGATATTTCCTTCCCCAAGCCTGTATGATTCGTTCCTGTAAATCTCAAGGGCCTTCTCATAATAAGTCATGGCCTTTTTGTAGTCGCCCTGGAATTTGAAGAGGATTCCAAAACTGCTGTAATCATGTCCGATCTCAAGTGTCCTGCCAAGCGCCTTATGAATTTTTAAGGCCTTTTTAAAATAACCGTCAGCCTCTTCTGCCTTGCCCTGAATGGCCTTTATCGTGCCGATGTTATTATAGACCCCGCCCTCTTCAGTCTTATCCCCGCATTTTTTAAATATTGAAAGCGCCTCTTCAAAACAATTTATAGCCTCTGCATACTTCCCCTTTTTGGAGTAAATCGCCCCGATACGCCTTAATGACTTCCCATGTCCGTTACTATATCCGGAGGCTACGGCATCCTGAAGGGAATGTTTATAGAATTCTATGGCTGCGGAATATTCACTCTGTGAGTCTGCAATTTTCCCATATAGCAGACCTATCTCTGAGTGGACATCTTTCTTTCCGATATGAATAGATGATACCTTATCGAGATGCGAGGAGGCCTTCTTATACTCCCCCCGATCAATTGAAGACTCTATAAGG
The window above is part of the Nitrospirota bacterium genome. Proteins encoded here:
- a CDS encoding tetratricopeptide repeat protein, yielding MDSSLERQLVLIESSIDRGEYKKASSHLDKVSSIHIGKKDVHSEIGLLYGKIADSQSEYSAAIEFYKHSLQDAVASGYSNGHGKSLRRIGAIYSKKGKYAEAINCFEEALSIFKKCGDKTEEGGVYNNIGTIKAIQGKAEEADGYFKKALKIHKALGRTLEIGHDYSSFGILFKFQGDYKKAMTYYEKALEIYRNESYRLGEGNIYANIGNVLSKRGNYKSALEHHKRALAIHRRLQNRIWEGNDYTNIGNIYNIQGDRNNAVRYYEKALKIHSDLGHRLGEANDHANLGTIYAEMGKYDKALSFYKKALTIHRHLTNRLGEGSDYANIANIYSHKGGYSRALEYYHKALKIHEELNNQVGVGSVYTNIGNTYCHQGDYDKALDFHQKARRIHQNMGNMLGVGNVYANIGNIYSSKGDFDSALKYQEMALDIFKEIGNTSGEQGALANLHVSLGNIYSSRGEYDKALDFLLKSVDIYKHMDNKTGIGNAYAQIGSVYSSKGNYKRGLHFLNNALNIHLKLGDRISTELDYLGIGTIYIKCGEYKKALHFNKKALNLHKSKK
- a CDS encoding bifunctional oligoribonuclease/PAP phosphatase NrnA codes for the protein MDYIILCQDELPYFLLLLKNLSSKRDTIHFIVNSQSLFERLQGQGVSAEICSFNKKLDRFFRDLQLKPNSCLIISVKNRTFLSNILKIVARYHPYQPTIIIEEKDIDLPDQLSAKVLKPSLIFTELCLPRIEEAFTKKHIHEIRELFKDKDKILLLIQSDPDPDAIASALAFRHLIGRNRSTAHIASFGEVTRPENVAMLRLLDIEIEKITPDVIQKYDSLCMLDVQPPHLFTNSNQCINMVDVVIDHHPDKPGYLAKIKDIKANYGATSTILTEYLRAVDFSISQRLATALLYGIKSDTLLLGRGVDPADIKAFSYLYPLANTNILRKIERPEVYPEDIDSFSNALKKRKIINNILFSHLGRVRREDVIPHFADFSLQIEGVEWSVVSGIFKGNLIISVRNVGYVRSAGVIMKNAFNQLGSAGGHSHMAKAVVPLKNFYKFFGDKRESTIRDRIIDLFLAGFEETTKEQEG
- a CDS encoding ribosome-associated translation inhibitor RaiA, with amino-acid sequence MICNIFYKNLEPMPQVEAMLEKKVSKVEELLSSFDDDTIRLEVTFEKQARREEYYVSLTLAVPKKTLRAKDEGFDAFNAMNLAFDELLREVKKFKDMMKKEHTYKIRRAEKKPRKTE